TCACGACAGCATTTCTATTTTAGAGGTTAAGGAAGATGGAAGCTTAAAACTTGTGGCTAACGAGCCTACTAAAGGTAAAGATCCGCGTAATTTTCAAATCACTCCAGATGAGAAATACATAATAGTAGCCAATCAAAACGGTAATAATCTGGTTTCTTACAAACGAGATTCTATAACCGGTCTGTTAACCTATGTTGCTCAGGTAACCGCTCCTGCTCCAGTTTGTATATTGTTTGAGTAATTGAGCAAAAAGAATATAAATTATAAGAATTTAATACTTTAGGCTATACATAAACACCCAACTATTTCAATACAATTTATGAAAAAACTATTCTTATTTCTACTCGTCAGCTACTCCTTTAATTTATGTGCTCAAACAAATAATCTTGACGGAATGTGTTTTAAGGTTTTAAAAAAAGACACTTACAATCATTGTTTACAAAGCGGGTCTGACGCTGCCATACATTTGTTTGATGTACTTCCTAAAATTAGAGATTACAAATATACAGGCGATGCTAATTATAATAATTCTAATAACAGCAACACTATATTTTATCCTTCTTATCAAAATACCGCACAAAAATATGAGCTCAAACAATATATAAAAGTAGACCAGGGTAATTCTGAAATGATTGTTACTATCACAGATTTAGATCTTGCAGATATTAAAGGTAAACAAGAATTTACAGAATCTATTGAGGGTATGAAGAAGCGTTTTAAGGAACGTGGTATTGAGATACCTGCTGAAATGGAAAATGTTTCTTATACCGCTAACAGGTTGCAATTAATAAATAGTTTTAAAACGATGTTTAACGTGGCTAAACAGTTGAATATAGATTATTTACCTGCGGAAGGTGTGGGAATGATGACCGTGAATTTAGACAACTTTGAAAATGCTTATGTGGTATATAAAGACTTAGAAAAAGAAGCAAATTTTAGTGCTTCTTATGCTGATAGGTATCTGTTTACAATTCAAATTAAAAATGTAAATAAATATAATTCCTGCAATACATTAATGGCATATTTATCTCCATATCTCGCAGAAGTAGCATTAGGATCACTAGATCGGAATATTTATTTTAAGTAATCTCAATTATTTTATATACGTATTGTGGTCGCATTAAAATGACAAAAAAAAGCACCCTTCTGAAAAAATCAGAAGGGTGCTTTTTTTGTTAGATGTTATTAGAATCTACTTTACTTTTTTACCACCTAACCAGGTTTGATTCACTTTTAGATTGGGAATTAAATCTTCTTCAACAGTCATAATATCTTCATCCATTAAAATAAAATCTGCAAACTTCCCCACTTCAATACTTCCTTTTTCAGCTTCTTCAAAATTAGAAAATGCAGCCCAAACGGTCATTCCACGTAAAGTTTCTTCACGGGTTAAGGCATCTTTCATTTGAAAACCGTTCTCGGGAAATTGCTTTAAATCTTTACGGGCAACCGCTGCGTAAAATGTATAAAACGGACTCACCTGCTCTACCGGAAAATCGGTTCCCAGAGCGATAACACCAGATTCTTCGAGTAATCGCTTGTATGCATATGCCCCTTTCATTCTGCGTTCCCCTAAACGATCTTTTGCCCAGTACATATCACTGGTAGCGTGTGTAGGTTGTACAGAAGGTAAAATATTATCGTCAAAGTAATCAAAGTCTTCCTGTGAGATAATTTGCGCGTGTTCAATCTTCCAGCGCTTGTCTGACTGCCCTTTTAAAGCTTCGGTATATGCATTTAATATAACAGTATTTGCAGAATCACCTATAGCATGCGTATTCATCTGAAAGTTTGTCTTAGCCAGTTTTTGAGCCAGATTATACATACTGTCAACGGGAGTTACTAAAGCTCCATAATGCCCATCACGATCTGCGTAAGGTGCTCTCAACGCTGCGCCACGGGAACCTAAAGCCCCGTCACCATACACTTTTACAGAACGTACATTCATCTTATCGGTTTTTAGAATACCGCGTTTTAAGAAGTAGTCAACGTCTGCAGGTGTATTGCTTATCATCGCATACATACGCATATCTAAGCCTCCCGCTTGTTGTAAGCTGTCTATAAGCAGAATCGTATTGCGATCTAAACCGGCATCATTAACCGTTGTAAGACCATAATCAAAACAGTATTGCTGCGCATCTTGCAATGCTTTCACTTTTTGATCGCGGGTCATTTGCGGCATAATAGCCGTAATCAGATCCATAGGATTATCAATGAGTATACCGGTAAGGTCCTTACCGTCTCGCATAATCTCACCACCTTTAGTCTGTGTTGTTGCATCTATTTGCGCCAGGTCTAAAGCTTTTTGATTTACTAACAAAGCGTGACCATCTATACGCTGCAACGCAACCGGCGTATCAGGAAAAAGTGAATCTAATTTTTTCTTATTCGGAAACTCTTTTTGTTCCCAGTCGTTTTGATCCCAACCTCTTCCGTAGATAAATTCTGAAGGATTTTCTTTTTGAAAAGCAACAACTCGCGCCACCACCTCATCAAAACTTGTGGTACCTACTAGATCTACATTCTGCAGTGATTGACCAAATCTATAAAAATGGCAATGAGCATCTATAAGACCCGGAAGAATGGTTTTTCCCTGAGCATCAAGAACCTCATTTGCAGAGTATTTTGCCTGCAAAGAATCTGATAATCCTATTGCAACAAACTTGCCATCTCGTACGGCAAAAGCTTCTGCCTTTGAAAATTGAGCATCTACAGTATAAATATTTGCATTAATTACGAGAAGATCTACACTCTCTTTTTCGGTTTTTTTATCCTGGCAACCTACCACTACAAAGAGACTTAAGAGTCCCAACAAAGCAAAACGCATATTTATTTTTTTTTACGAAAGTACAAATTAAGCATGTATCTCCTAAAACAAAAAACTCCCGAAATTCGGGAGTTTTTAAAGATTTTATTTTACTAAAAATTACCAGTCAAAACGGTAAGTCGCCCCTGCCATCCCCTGTAATCCCTGTACCGGATAATTAATATAGCGCTGGTAATTATTGCCTAACGCATTATTTACGCGTGCAAAAAACGAAAGTTGATCATTAAAGCGGTATCCTACATGTGCATTTGCATCAAAAAAA
The sequence above is a segment of the Leeuwenhoekiella sp. MAR_2009_132 genome. Coding sequences within it:
- a CDS encoding amidohydrolase encodes the protein MRFALLGLLSLFVVVGCQDKKTEKESVDLLVINANIYTVDAQFSKAEAFAVRDGKFVAIGLSDSLQAKYSANEVLDAQGKTILPGLIDAHCHFYRFGQSLQNVDLVGTTSFDEVVARVVAFQKENPSEFIYGRGWDQNDWEQKEFPNKKKLDSLFPDTPVALQRIDGHALLVNQKALDLAQIDATTQTKGGEIMRDGKDLTGILIDNPMDLITAIMPQMTRDQKVKALQDAQQYCFDYGLTTVNDAGLDRNTILLIDSLQQAGGLDMRMYAMISNTPADVDYFLKRGILKTDKMNVRSVKVYGDGALGSRGAALRAPYADRDGHYGALVTPVDSMYNLAQKLAKTNFQMNTHAIGDSANTVILNAYTEALKGQSDKRWKIEHAQIISQEDFDYFDDNILPSVQPTHATSDMYWAKDRLGERRMKGAYAYKRLLEESGVIALGTDFPVEQVSPFYTFYAAVARKDLKQFPENGFQMKDALTREETLRGMTVWAAFSNFEEAEKGSIEVGKFADFILMDEDIMTVEEDLIPNLKVNQTWLGGKKVK